A stretch of Hoplias malabaricus isolate fHopMal1 chromosome 10, fHopMal1.hap1, whole genome shotgun sequence DNA encodes these proteins:
- the rb1cc1 gene encoding RB1-inducible coiled-coil protein 1 isoform X2, which produces MKLYVFQVNNGSTLTFDTELAVQTVLDLKHAVQAKYKIATQHQVLVVNGGECMVAERRVCSYSAGTETNPIFLFNKEMILCDRAPTIPKTTFSIENEMELKVEESLMMPAVFHTVASRTQLAVEMFEVAKKLCSFCERLVHDEHLQHQGWAAIMANLDDCTLSYQKLLWKFELAYTSYQQDFEDIKLKLTKLGTAVSVMAKIPLLECLTRHSYRESLEKSSSPHPRTQEDDEDYVCENGGETSAQSAVLCPLDDQRNHKSPTLGLTSGDAVAQASPPSTQECLGGSGTLQEAIDEEQEQDTTERGCGLSFNVTLLDWINVQDRPNDVEAVVRKCFDSINRLDPRIIQPFLNDCRDTITKLDNQNMKAIKGLEDRLYALDQMIASCKKLVNEQKELAQGFLANQKRAENLKDTSVLPDLCLSHANQLMIMLTNHRKLLDIKQKCTTAKQELANNLQVRLKWCCYVMLHADQDGEKLQALLRLLTELLERVRVVEALSTVPQMYCLAVVEVVRRKMFVRHYREWANALVKDGKNLYEAEKAKRETFGKLFRKSFLRNRLFRGLDSWPPTSFCTRKPRRFDFELPDISLSDLQYLKSCCPAEVQPFLRVPSLCDFEPLNHHVEALHQLVQAAQSVDEMSQTITDLLSELRVSGSQSTQRPTVLTPRAESRAETTPTSSKAPSSLTLQSPSCQPLPLPAPLEDLSPDSIDAHTFDFETIGHPNMDPVLQQGSLDLDSLAESPESDFMSAVNEFVIEENVTSPNAISDPTSPEMMVESLYSSVINAIDSKRIQDTTTLERENSRITDLKLTVDKYRSAAEESQSSLRKVRDDLTHFRCLVLKEQWDFGFALKKMSSEVHSVVDSIKCCHEEEQGEMHQKEMENLKAENEKQILDLNKELEGNRNIVRDVQRAMLELEGLVERKEKELAQLESERERSLEELRSCHQQTVQELEKKLSEQSVVLRDAQLSKGSLASQLESLHVEIERSQQKIRQEMENAEKNRLQELEARVRQEHQTILETLKRDHQNVLDSLAQENQAKLKEVTESFSVERKEREGRFKDYEARVAELADARCKLEVEMALKESETEELRLQYEEAKAQQEETLKTEMSSQTAALQEQVNTLMQQLQKKNEEYELGLAELRALMRLEKDHCISELVDRHEKESTLLRHEFSTLKQRSQDAEKDLEERLLKIQHEQDEQLAVLRKEHELERRAFQENEQDLQTCISDLQAENALLSGRLEQERQEAQRKVEVKIIDAKTSLDNALRDFELQKEELETRLLGKIKLLENQLEERQSTEKVVGQGEEMDSALQQRLEEERASLLAKLELLETKKNEELQNLKTSLIAEQQTNFNTVLTREKLKKEQIVNELNEKLKEVTLQQEKDKGLIETLSEDRASILQEKKQLEEELSRLRCSALVSSTFLAPNPVPVSAELSGACGHTPADSPALPALDSERLASVAALREDDRVDSAVEASMMTMHDNTLMLSEEKQRILMLERTLHMKEEENKRLSQRLMSQSMSSVSSRHSEKIAIRDFQVGDLVLIILDERHDNYVLFTVGPTLYFLHSESLAALDLKPVTGATRRPWVLGKVMEKEYCQAKKAQNRFKVPLGTKFYRVKAVPWNKKV; this is translated from the exons ATGAAGTTGTATGTGTTCCAGGTCAATAATGGAAGCACACTGACATTCGACACTGAACTCGCAGTCCAGAC TGTCTTGGACCTTAAACATGCTGTCCAGGCCAAGTACAAGATTGCCACCCAGCACCAGGTGCTGGTGGTTAACGGCGGAGAGTGCATGGTGGCGGAGAGGAGAGTCTGCAGCTACAGTGCGGGCACG GAAACCAACCCCATCTTTCTCTTCAATAAAGAGATGATCTTGTGTGACCGTGCCCCAACAATCCCCAAGACCACCTTCTCCATTGAGAATGAGATGGAGCTGAAGGTGGAGGAGTCCCTCATGATGCCTGCTGTGTTTCACACTGTTGCCTCACGGACACAACTTGCTGTG GAAATGTTTGAAGTTGCAAAGAAACTGTGTTCGTTCTGTGAACGGCTGGTCCACGACGAACAC CTGCAGCACCAGGGCTGGGCCGCCATCATGGCCAACTTGGACGACTGCACGTTAAGCTATCAAAAACTGCTCTGGAAATTTGAATTGGCGTACACAAGTTATCAACAGGACTTTGAGGACATCAAACTGAAACTGACCAA GCTTGGAACAGCTGTCTCCGTCATGGCTAAGATCCCTTTGCTCGAGTGCCTGACCCGCCACAGTTACAGAGAGAGTCTGGAGAAGTCCAGTTCCCCACACCCCAGAACACAGGAAGACGATGAGGACTACGTCTGTGAAAATGGAGGTGAAACATCTGCACAGTCTGCCGTTCTGTGTCCCCTGGACGACCAGCGGAACCACAAATCACCCACGTTGGGCTTGACCTCAGGAGATGCAGTGGCACAAGCTTCACCACCCTCTACCCAGGAGTGTCTAGGGGGCAGTGGAACCCTGCAGGAGGCCATAGACGAGGAACAAGAGCAGGACACTACAGAGAGAGGATGTGGTCTCTCCTTTAATGTCACACTGTTGGACTGGATCAATGTTCAAGACCGGCCCAATGATGTGGAGGCTGTAGTGAGAAAGTGCTTCGACTCCATCAACCGG CTTGATCCACGGATTATTCAGCCGTTTCTGAATGACTGTCGAGACACTATTACAAAACTGGATAATCAGAACATGAAAGCCATCAAAGGGCTTGAAGACAGATTGTACGCACTCGACCAAATGATAGCCAGCTGCAAAAAGCTCGTCAATGAACAGAAGGAACTTGCTCAG GGATTTCTAGCCAATCAGAAGAGGGCTGAAAACCTGAAGGACACTTCAGTGCTGCCGGACCTGTGTCTTAGTCACGCCAACCAGCTAATGATTATGCTGACCAATCACAGGAAGCTTCTGGACATTAAACAGAAGTGCACCACTGCCAAACAAGAACTGGCCAACAACCTGCAAGTCCGTCTCAA ATGGTGCTGTTATGTGATGCTCCACGCTGACCAGGACGGAGAGAAGCTGCAGGCTCTCCTACGGCTGTTGACTGAGCTGCTGGAGCGAGTGCGTGTAGTGGAGGCCCTCAGCACTGTCCCACAGATGTACTGTCTAGCCGTGGTGGAGGTGGTCCGCAGAAAAATGTTTGTCAGGCACTACAGAGAG TGGGCGAATGCCCTGGTTAAGGACGGGAAAAACCTCTATGAAGCGGAGAAGGCCAAAAGGGAAACGTTTGGCAAGTTGTTCA GAAAGTCATTCCTCAGAAATCGCCTGTTTCGAGGACTTGACTCATGGCCTCCCACATCATTCTGT ACTAGAAAGCCTCGCAGGTTTGACTTTGAGCTTCCAGACATCTCCCTATCTGACCTGCAGTATCTGAAGAGCTGCTGTCCTGCTGAAGTGCAGCCTTTTCTCAG GGTTCCATCACTGTGTGACTTTGAACCTCTAAACCACCACGTGGAGGCCCTTCACCAGCTAGTGCAGGCAGCGCAGAGTGTAGATGAGATGTCTCAAACTATCACAGACCTGCTCAGTGAACTGAGG GTTTCTGGGAGCCAGAGTACACAGAGACCAACGGTGTTAACCCCCAGGGCAGAAAGTAGAGCAGAGACCACACCTACCTCTTCTAAAGCACCATCCTCCCTCACTCTGCAGTCCCCATCCTGTCAGCCTCTTCCCCTTCCAGCCCCTTTGGAGGATCTGTCGCCTGACAGCATAGACGCCCATACATTTGATTTTGAAACCATAGGGCACCCCAACATGGATCCTGTACTCCAGCAAGGTTCACTGGATCTGGACTCGCTGGCAGAGAGCCCTGAGTCTGACTTCATGTCTGCGGTCAATGAGTTTGTGATCGAAGAGAATGTAACGTCGCCCAATGCCATCAGCGACCCTACCAGCCCCGAGATGATGGTAGAGTCCCTTTACTCCTCAGTCATCAATGCCATAGATAGCAAACGCATCCAGGACACCACCACGTTGGAGAGGGAGAACTCCAGAATCACAGACCTCAAGCTGACCGTGGACAAGTATCGTTCGGCTGCCGAGGAGTCGCAGAGCAGCTTGAGGAAAGTGAGGGATGATTTAACCCATTTCCGCTGTCTTGTTTTAAAAGAACAGTGGGACTTTGGCTTCGCTCTGAAAAAGATGAGCTCTGAAGTGCACAGTGTAGTCGACAGCATTAAATGCTGTCATGaagaggaacagggggagatgCATCAGAAAGAAATGGAGAACTTGAAAGCAGAGAACGAAAAGCAGATCCTCGATCTCAACAAGGAGCTGGAAGGTAACCGCAACATTGTGAGGGATGTTCAGCGGGCCATGCTCGAGCTGGAAGGGCTTGTGGAGCGCAAGGAGAAAGAGCTGGCTCAGctggagagtgagagggagcgCTCGCTGGAGGAATTACGGAGCTGCCACCAGCAGACTGTGCAGGAGCTGGAGAAGAAGCTCTCAGAGCAGAGTGTGGTGCTCCGGGATGCGCAGCTTTCCAAAGGTTCACTCGCCAGCCAGCTAGAGAGTCTGCACGTCGAGATTGAGCGCAGCCAGCAGAAAATACGACAGGAGATGGAGAACGCTGAGAAGAATCGTCTCCAAGAGCTGGAGGCCCGCGTGAGACAGGAGCACCAAACCATCCTGGAGACCCTGAAACGGGACCACCAGAACGTCCTGGACTCTCTGGCCCAGGAGAACCAGGCCAAACTCAAAGAGGTGACAGAGTCTTTCTCTGTGGAGCGAAAGGAGAGGGAGGGCCGCTTTAAAGACTACGAGGCTCGCGTAGCTGAACTTGCTGATGCTCGCTGCAAGCTGGAAGTGGAGATGGCCTTGAAAGAGTCAGAGACGGAGGAGCTGCGCCTCCAGTACGAGGAAGCCAAAGCCCAGCAGGAGGAGACCCTGAAAACCGAgatgtcctcacagacagcagcTCTGCAGGAGCAGGTAAATACACTGATGCAGCAGCTGCAGAAAAAGAACGAAGAGTACGAGCTGGGCCTTGCCGAGCTGCGGGCGCTGATGCGGTTGGAAAAAGACCACTGCATCTCTGAGCTGGTGGATCGGCATGAGAAAGAGAGCACGCTGCTTCGTCATGAGTTCTCCACCCTCAAGCAGAGGTCACAAGATGCTGAGAAAGACCTGGAGGAGCGTCTGCTGAAGATCCAGCATGAGCAGGACGAGCAGCTTGCCGTGTTGCGGAAGGAACATGAGCTGGAGCGAAGGGCTTTCCAGGAAAATGAGCAGGACTTGCAGACCTGCATCAGTGACTTGCAGGCGGAGAACGCGCTTCTCTCAGGAAGGTTGGAACAGGAGAGGCAGGAAGCACAGAGGAAAGTAGAGGTGAAGATCATAGATGCTAAAACGTCACTTGACAATGCCTTAAGGGACTTTGAACTCCAGAAAGAGGAGCTTGAGACGAGACTATTAGGAAAAATCAAACTACTTGAAAATCAACTTGAGGAAAGACAATCCACTGAAAA AGTGGTTGGACAGGGCGAGGAGATGGACAGTGCCCTACAGCAGAgactggaggaagagagggctTCACTCTTGGCCAAGCTGGAGCTACTGGAGACGAAGAAGAACGAGGAGCTGCAGAACTTGAAAACGTCACTAATTGCTGAGCAGCAG ACAAACTTCAACACTGTTCTCACGCgagaaaaactgaaaaaggaGCAGATCGTTAATGAACTGAATGAGAAGCTGAAGGAAGTGACGCTACAGCAGGAGAAGGACAAAG GTTTGATCGAGACTCTCTCTGAGGACCGCGCCTCCAtcctccaagaaaagaagcagctggaggaggagcTGAGCCGTCTCCGATGCTCCGCCCTGGTCTCCTCCACCTTTCTGGCTCCCAACCCGGTCCCTGTCTCCGCTGAGCTTTCTGGAGCCTGTGGACACACCCCTGCGGACAGCCCCGCTCTGCCGGCGCTGGACTCTGAGAGGCTGGCGTCTGTGGCCGCGCTCCGAGAAGACGACAGGGTGGACTCTGCTGTGGAGGCCAGCATGATGACCATGCA TGATAACACACTGATGCTGTCAGAGGAGAAGCAGCGGATTCTGATGTTGGAAAGA ACGTTGCacatgaaggaggaggagaacaaGAGGCTCAGCCAAAGACTG ATGTCGCAGAGCATGTCCTCCGTGTCCTCGAGACATTCTGAGAAAATCGCCATTCGAGA CTTTCAGGTTGGCGATCTGGTGCTGATCATTCTGGACGAGAGGCACGACAATTACGTCCTCTTCACGGTCGGACCCACTCTCTACTTCCTGCACTCGGAGTCTCTCGCCGCTCTGGACCTCAAGCCAG TGACGGGGGCCACGCGGCGGCCGTGGGTCCTGGGGAAGGTCATGGAGAAGGAATATTGCCAGGCGAAAAAG gcCCAAAACCGATTTAAAGTTCCTCTGGGCACCAAATTCTACCGAGTAAAAGCTGTGCCGTGGAATAAGAAGGTGTAA
- the rb1cc1 gene encoding RB1-inducible coiled-coil protein 1 isoform X1 produces MKLYVFQVNNGSTLTFDTELAVQTVLDLKHAVQAKYKIATQHQVLVVNGGECMVAERRVCSYSAGTETNPIFLFNKEMILCDRAPTIPKTTFSIENEMELKVEESLMMPAVFHTVASRTQLAVEMFEVAKKLCSFCERLVHDEHLQHQGWAAIMANLDDCTRLVHDEHLQHQGWAAIMANLDDCTLSYQKLLWKFELAYTSYQQDFEDIKLKLTKLGTAVSVMAKIPLLECLTRHSYRESLEKSSSPHPRTQEDDEDYVCENGGETSAQSAVLCPLDDQRNHKSPTLGLTSGDAVAQASPPSTQECLGGSGTLQEAIDEEQEQDTTERGCGLSFNVTLLDWINVQDRPNDVEAVVRKCFDSINRLDPRIIQPFLNDCRDTITKLDNQNMKAIKGLEDRLYALDQMIASCKKLVNEQKELAQGFLANQKRAENLKDTSVLPDLCLSHANQLMIMLTNHRKLLDIKQKCTTAKQELANNLQVRLKWCCYVMLHADQDGEKLQALLRLLTELLERVRVVEALSTVPQMYCLAVVEVVRRKMFVRHYREWANALVKDGKNLYEAEKAKRETFGKLFRKSFLRNRLFRGLDSWPPTSFCTRKPRRFDFELPDISLSDLQYLKSCCPAEVQPFLRVPSLCDFEPLNHHVEALHQLVQAAQSVDEMSQTITDLLSELRVSGSQSTQRPTVLTPRAESRAETTPTSSKAPSSLTLQSPSCQPLPLPAPLEDLSPDSIDAHTFDFETIGHPNMDPVLQQGSLDLDSLAESPESDFMSAVNEFVIEENVTSPNAISDPTSPEMMVESLYSSVINAIDSKRIQDTTTLERENSRITDLKLTVDKYRSAAEESQSSLRKVRDDLTHFRCLVLKEQWDFGFALKKMSSEVHSVVDSIKCCHEEEQGEMHQKEMENLKAENEKQILDLNKELEGNRNIVRDVQRAMLELEGLVERKEKELAQLESERERSLEELRSCHQQTVQELEKKLSEQSVVLRDAQLSKGSLASQLESLHVEIERSQQKIRQEMENAEKNRLQELEARVRQEHQTILETLKRDHQNVLDSLAQENQAKLKEVTESFSVERKEREGRFKDYEARVAELADARCKLEVEMALKESETEELRLQYEEAKAQQEETLKTEMSSQTAALQEQVNTLMQQLQKKNEEYELGLAELRALMRLEKDHCISELVDRHEKESTLLRHEFSTLKQRSQDAEKDLEERLLKIQHEQDEQLAVLRKEHELERRAFQENEQDLQTCISDLQAENALLSGRLEQERQEAQRKVEVKIIDAKTSLDNALRDFELQKEELETRLLGKIKLLENQLEERQSTEKVVGQGEEMDSALQQRLEEERASLLAKLELLETKKNEELQNLKTSLIAEQQTNFNTVLTREKLKKEQIVNELNEKLKEVTLQQEKDKGLIETLSEDRASILQEKKQLEEELSRLRCSALVSSTFLAPNPVPVSAELSGACGHTPADSPALPALDSERLASVAALREDDRVDSAVEASMMTMHDNTLMLSEEKQRILMLERTLHMKEEENKRLSQRLMSQSMSSVSSRHSEKIAIRDFQVGDLVLIILDERHDNYVLFTVGPTLYFLHSESLAALDLKPVTGATRRPWVLGKVMEKEYCQAKKAQNRFKVPLGTKFYRVKAVPWNKKV; encoded by the exons ATGAAGTTGTATGTGTTCCAGGTCAATAATGGAAGCACACTGACATTCGACACTGAACTCGCAGTCCAGAC TGTCTTGGACCTTAAACATGCTGTCCAGGCCAAGTACAAGATTGCCACCCAGCACCAGGTGCTGGTGGTTAACGGCGGAGAGTGCATGGTGGCGGAGAGGAGAGTCTGCAGCTACAGTGCGGGCACG GAAACCAACCCCATCTTTCTCTTCAATAAAGAGATGATCTTGTGTGACCGTGCCCCAACAATCCCCAAGACCACCTTCTCCATTGAGAATGAGATGGAGCTGAAGGTGGAGGAGTCCCTCATGATGCCTGCTGTGTTTCACACTGTTGCCTCACGGACACAACTTGCTGTG GAAATGTTTGAAGTTGCAAAGAAACTGTGTTCGTTCTGTGAACGGCTGGTCCACGACGAACACCTGCAGCACCAGGGCTGGGCCGCCATCATGGCCAACTTGGACGACTGCACACGGCTGGTCCACGACGAACACCTGCAGCACCAGGGCTGGGCCGCCATCATGGCCAACTTGGACGACTGCACGTTAAGCTATCAAAAACTGCTCTGGAAATTTGAATTGGCGTACACAAGTTATCAACAGGACTTTGAGGACATCAAACTGAAACTGACCAA GCTTGGAACAGCTGTCTCCGTCATGGCTAAGATCCCTTTGCTCGAGTGCCTGACCCGCCACAGTTACAGAGAGAGTCTGGAGAAGTCCAGTTCCCCACACCCCAGAACACAGGAAGACGATGAGGACTACGTCTGTGAAAATGGAGGTGAAACATCTGCACAGTCTGCCGTTCTGTGTCCCCTGGACGACCAGCGGAACCACAAATCACCCACGTTGGGCTTGACCTCAGGAGATGCAGTGGCACAAGCTTCACCACCCTCTACCCAGGAGTGTCTAGGGGGCAGTGGAACCCTGCAGGAGGCCATAGACGAGGAACAAGAGCAGGACACTACAGAGAGAGGATGTGGTCTCTCCTTTAATGTCACACTGTTGGACTGGATCAATGTTCAAGACCGGCCCAATGATGTGGAGGCTGTAGTGAGAAAGTGCTTCGACTCCATCAACCGG CTTGATCCACGGATTATTCAGCCGTTTCTGAATGACTGTCGAGACACTATTACAAAACTGGATAATCAGAACATGAAAGCCATCAAAGGGCTTGAAGACAGATTGTACGCACTCGACCAAATGATAGCCAGCTGCAAAAAGCTCGTCAATGAACAGAAGGAACTTGCTCAG GGATTTCTAGCCAATCAGAAGAGGGCTGAAAACCTGAAGGACACTTCAGTGCTGCCGGACCTGTGTCTTAGTCACGCCAACCAGCTAATGATTATGCTGACCAATCACAGGAAGCTTCTGGACATTAAACAGAAGTGCACCACTGCCAAACAAGAACTGGCCAACAACCTGCAAGTCCGTCTCAA ATGGTGCTGTTATGTGATGCTCCACGCTGACCAGGACGGAGAGAAGCTGCAGGCTCTCCTACGGCTGTTGACTGAGCTGCTGGAGCGAGTGCGTGTAGTGGAGGCCCTCAGCACTGTCCCACAGATGTACTGTCTAGCCGTGGTGGAGGTGGTCCGCAGAAAAATGTTTGTCAGGCACTACAGAGAG TGGGCGAATGCCCTGGTTAAGGACGGGAAAAACCTCTATGAAGCGGAGAAGGCCAAAAGGGAAACGTTTGGCAAGTTGTTCA GAAAGTCATTCCTCAGAAATCGCCTGTTTCGAGGACTTGACTCATGGCCTCCCACATCATTCTGT ACTAGAAAGCCTCGCAGGTTTGACTTTGAGCTTCCAGACATCTCCCTATCTGACCTGCAGTATCTGAAGAGCTGCTGTCCTGCTGAAGTGCAGCCTTTTCTCAG GGTTCCATCACTGTGTGACTTTGAACCTCTAAACCACCACGTGGAGGCCCTTCACCAGCTAGTGCAGGCAGCGCAGAGTGTAGATGAGATGTCTCAAACTATCACAGACCTGCTCAGTGAACTGAGG GTTTCTGGGAGCCAGAGTACACAGAGACCAACGGTGTTAACCCCCAGGGCAGAAAGTAGAGCAGAGACCACACCTACCTCTTCTAAAGCACCATCCTCCCTCACTCTGCAGTCCCCATCCTGTCAGCCTCTTCCCCTTCCAGCCCCTTTGGAGGATCTGTCGCCTGACAGCATAGACGCCCATACATTTGATTTTGAAACCATAGGGCACCCCAACATGGATCCTGTACTCCAGCAAGGTTCACTGGATCTGGACTCGCTGGCAGAGAGCCCTGAGTCTGACTTCATGTCTGCGGTCAATGAGTTTGTGATCGAAGAGAATGTAACGTCGCCCAATGCCATCAGCGACCCTACCAGCCCCGAGATGATGGTAGAGTCCCTTTACTCCTCAGTCATCAATGCCATAGATAGCAAACGCATCCAGGACACCACCACGTTGGAGAGGGAGAACTCCAGAATCACAGACCTCAAGCTGACCGTGGACAAGTATCGTTCGGCTGCCGAGGAGTCGCAGAGCAGCTTGAGGAAAGTGAGGGATGATTTAACCCATTTCCGCTGTCTTGTTTTAAAAGAACAGTGGGACTTTGGCTTCGCTCTGAAAAAGATGAGCTCTGAAGTGCACAGTGTAGTCGACAGCATTAAATGCTGTCATGaagaggaacagggggagatgCATCAGAAAGAAATGGAGAACTTGAAAGCAGAGAACGAAAAGCAGATCCTCGATCTCAACAAGGAGCTGGAAGGTAACCGCAACATTGTGAGGGATGTTCAGCGGGCCATGCTCGAGCTGGAAGGGCTTGTGGAGCGCAAGGAGAAAGAGCTGGCTCAGctggagagtgagagggagcgCTCGCTGGAGGAATTACGGAGCTGCCACCAGCAGACTGTGCAGGAGCTGGAGAAGAAGCTCTCAGAGCAGAGTGTGGTGCTCCGGGATGCGCAGCTTTCCAAAGGTTCACTCGCCAGCCAGCTAGAGAGTCTGCACGTCGAGATTGAGCGCAGCCAGCAGAAAATACGACAGGAGATGGAGAACGCTGAGAAGAATCGTCTCCAAGAGCTGGAGGCCCGCGTGAGACAGGAGCACCAAACCATCCTGGAGACCCTGAAACGGGACCACCAGAACGTCCTGGACTCTCTGGCCCAGGAGAACCAGGCCAAACTCAAAGAGGTGACAGAGTCTTTCTCTGTGGAGCGAAAGGAGAGGGAGGGCCGCTTTAAAGACTACGAGGCTCGCGTAGCTGAACTTGCTGATGCTCGCTGCAAGCTGGAAGTGGAGATGGCCTTGAAAGAGTCAGAGACGGAGGAGCTGCGCCTCCAGTACGAGGAAGCCAAAGCCCAGCAGGAGGAGACCCTGAAAACCGAgatgtcctcacagacagcagcTCTGCAGGAGCAGGTAAATACACTGATGCAGCAGCTGCAGAAAAAGAACGAAGAGTACGAGCTGGGCCTTGCCGAGCTGCGGGCGCTGATGCGGTTGGAAAAAGACCACTGCATCTCTGAGCTGGTGGATCGGCATGAGAAAGAGAGCACGCTGCTTCGTCATGAGTTCTCCACCCTCAAGCAGAGGTCACAAGATGCTGAGAAAGACCTGGAGGAGCGTCTGCTGAAGATCCAGCATGAGCAGGACGAGCAGCTTGCCGTGTTGCGGAAGGAACATGAGCTGGAGCGAAGGGCTTTCCAGGAAAATGAGCAGGACTTGCAGACCTGCATCAGTGACTTGCAGGCGGAGAACGCGCTTCTCTCAGGAAGGTTGGAACAGGAGAGGCAGGAAGCACAGAGGAAAGTAGAGGTGAAGATCATAGATGCTAAAACGTCACTTGACAATGCCTTAAGGGACTTTGAACTCCAGAAAGAGGAGCTTGAGACGAGACTATTAGGAAAAATCAAACTACTTGAAAATCAACTTGAGGAAAGACAATCCACTGAAAA AGTGGTTGGACAGGGCGAGGAGATGGACAGTGCCCTACAGCAGAgactggaggaagagagggctTCACTCTTGGCCAAGCTGGAGCTACTGGAGACGAAGAAGAACGAGGAGCTGCAGAACTTGAAAACGTCACTAATTGCTGAGCAGCAG ACAAACTTCAACACTGTTCTCACGCgagaaaaactgaaaaaggaGCAGATCGTTAATGAACTGAATGAGAAGCTGAAGGAAGTGACGCTACAGCAGGAGAAGGACAAAG GTTTGATCGAGACTCTCTCTGAGGACCGCGCCTCCAtcctccaagaaaagaagcagctggaggaggagcTGAGCCGTCTCCGATGCTCCGCCCTGGTCTCCTCCACCTTTCTGGCTCCCAACCCGGTCCCTGTCTCCGCTGAGCTTTCTGGAGCCTGTGGACACACCCCTGCGGACAGCCCCGCTCTGCCGGCGCTGGACTCTGAGAGGCTGGCGTCTGTGGCCGCGCTCCGAGAAGACGACAGGGTGGACTCTGCTGTGGAGGCCAGCATGATGACCATGCA TGATAACACACTGATGCTGTCAGAGGAGAAGCAGCGGATTCTGATGTTGGAAAGA ACGTTGCacatgaaggaggaggagaacaaGAGGCTCAGCCAAAGACTG ATGTCGCAGAGCATGTCCTCCGTGTCCTCGAGACATTCTGAGAAAATCGCCATTCGAGA CTTTCAGGTTGGCGATCTGGTGCTGATCATTCTGGACGAGAGGCACGACAATTACGTCCTCTTCACGGTCGGACCCACTCTCTACTTCCTGCACTCGGAGTCTCTCGCCGCTCTGGACCTCAAGCCAG TGACGGGGGCCACGCGGCGGCCGTGGGTCCTGGGGAAGGTCATGGAGAAGGAATATTGCCAGGCGAAAAAG gcCCAAAACCGATTTAAAGTTCCTCTGGGCACCAAATTCTACCGAGTAAAAGCTGTGCCGTGGAATAAGAAGGTGTAA